Proteins from one Pseudobdellovibrionaceae bacterium genomic window:
- a CDS encoding DUF507 family protein, whose product MKLTPLQMQKLAEKVLAAWKANKVVTLKVDEPEVLRAAVAAVQLDYQREAALDVEVNKMLDQLERSNPGEFQRFKMFPMIKQKLAKERKIVL is encoded by the coding sequence ATGAAATTGACGCCTTTGCAGATGCAAAAGTTGGCTGAAAAGGTACTGGCTGCCTGGAAGGCGAACAAGGTCGTGACTTTGAAGGTTGATGAACCCGAAGTCCTCCGGGCCGCGGTCGCGGCGGTGCAACTCGACTATCAGCGCGAGGCCGCGTTGGACGTCGAGGTGAACAAGATGCTGGATCAGCTCGAACGCTCGAATCCTGGTGAATTCCAGCGCTTCAAAATGTTTCCCATGATCAAGCAGAAGCTCGCGAAGGAAAGGAAGATCGTTTTATGA